TATATTGATTAGTATATCCTATTTTAAAGGAGAGATTTTTAGCAACTACTATGCTTATGAAGGTATCCAGATCAAGTCTATAACTCATACGATCATCTATTTTAGGTATATAGAAATAGGTATAACCGCACTTTATTATATCAATTGGGGAAAATTTTATTCTAAATCTCACAGACCATCTATAATCATCAGTGGAACTCTCTGATTTATAGTTTTCATATTGGTAGAGAAAAGCAGCGCTAATATCCAGAGTAAGAATTTCATTCCTGATAAAATCGAGTTTAGCGCCTGTTCCAGTATTGTTTCTGTGATCCAGCAGGGTTTCTTTGTTAAAATCCGATTGTGAGAAGATAAATAATTCAATTCTGTTAGTAATATAATGATCAAATTTGATTATCCCAGTACCCTTGTTCTCATTTCTCTCTTTATCGACTTCTTCATAGAAGGCAGCATAGGATATAATAAAACTTGAAATATTGTTGTTCATTTCCAAACTTGAAGCAAAATTGGTGTTAAGTGTATTTGTGTTGCCCTCCTTTTTGTTATACCAGCCAGAGAGGGTATAAAACCATTTTTTTTCATCTGGCCCCTTCTTCTCCTTAGGAACAAAGGAGAAGCATTTCCCTAAAAATGACTCCTCCTCATTCTCTTCTGAGTGTGCAATTGTAGCGGAAGCTATAATTATCGTTAATAAATAAATCACAACAATTATTGATCTCATATTCTTCCTACTCAATGAATAATTTAGATTTTTCAATAAAAAATCTTTTATATGCTTTATCAAGCATTTTATGCGTATTCTTGATTAGTTCCCCATCGGTAGTCCTCTTCTGAATGTACATATCTATCTCTTCAAGATCGCTTTTCAGCATTCTGCCAATATCATCCAATGTCTGTGCATAAGCTACAGCAGTAGTGGATCTTCGCTCCAGTTTTCTCTTTTTCAATTCAACCTCAAGCTGCATATCCTGTTCAATCTTCTCCTGTTCCTTCTTCTTAAGTTCCCGCAGGATGTCCTCTGAAATGGTGGTGAGATTGATAGGGCTTATTAGTTCAAAAAATTTCAAATTGGCTCCATTCTCTTTTACTATTAGCTCAGGTACCAACTCGGTATAGAAATTATCTTCCATAAATGTTACGGTATTTTCATCCACTAAAATCCTGTTTTTTAAAGGGAGCGAGTTCATCAACTCTATCTTGAACTCGGGATAGCTTACCATCTCCTCATTTATTATTTGAATCCTATCCGTGATAATTTGTATCAAAACAGTAATTCCCTTTTCAGGAAGCCTTCTCTTATTAAAGTGTTGAAAATCATTGTAAATCTTTAAAGCGGTGTTTGATGCCAAAAAAAAATTTTGGAAATATGATGATACCCTGCCTTGGGTTATGCGTGTAATAACGCCTTTGTTCTGTTTTACTTCTGATATTATAAAATTAATAACCTCCTGATAGACCATGGTTAGTTCAATTGCATTAAGATTATGTATCATCTTTTCATAGTTTATGATTTCAATATTAAGTATGTTAGCATTATCATCGTGAAGCCCCTTCAATTGCTTCGATGTCTTATCGATCTTTTTTTTCCCAGATGCATCTAAATCTACTCCTTCATGCTTTTTAAAGATATTCACGATAAAATGATCGATTTCTTTAAGATCCTCCTCCGGTATCAGCTTTAATACCGGGATTATATCATTTGCAATGGCGTACTCATCCTTAAGGAGAGAGATGAGAAAGTAAGCAAACTCAACTGACTTAAGATTGCCCATCACTGAGAGTATTTCTCTCTGTATTTCTTTATTTTTTATAGACATCATATCCATGATTGATTTATGAGCTTCCTTATTGCCAAGTTGGATTAAAAGCAAACAGGAGTATATTCTCACCCGTATGCCAGGCTCCTTAAGGTACTCTTGATGTCTCTTTATCATTTGGCGCTTATTAAGATTGCGGGAATTATGTATAATAAATCCAATAGCCTGAACAATGGAGGCCTTTATATCATTATCTTGAAGATTATAAAAAAGTTCATTTAAATAATCAATATCCGATTCATTACCGCATTTACCCAAACAGGGTATTGCTATCCCTCTTATCCTTTGATTGGGATTTGATTCAATGATGCTTTTTAATATTTGAATAGTAGTAACGTTGCCGGATATATCCATTCGAAGGAGTATCTCCAGAAGTTTTTCAACAATCTCAGAATCATCGCTTACCCTATCCTTTATGAAATCGAGAATTATGTTCAGAGCCCTCTGGTCAGAGTATAATGACAGAAATCTGATAGCCCTCTTCTGATCTGCTTCATCTCCCGCGGTTAACATTACTTCTAACTCGCCGAGGATATATGAATAATTTAGCATGGAGAGTGTATATGTGGAGATTTCTAAAATAACTATATCAGGATACTTTTTAACGAAGTTATAGATTATTACTAGAGGAGACGCGGCATCAACAATATTTAATCTCCCAATAATTCTGCATAGCCTGACAATTCTATCTCTCAAATAACGCTTCTCAATGTTTATATCATCAATTCTCGATGCTGAGACCTCTCTTGATTTCTCATCCTCTTCAAAGAGCAATTCTATAAGACTGGTAAAACCTTCAATATGCTCTTCCTCAAGGAATGGCAATTCTTTCGATATCTCAATCACCATCTTTGGAATCATTGATCTATCGTCATCTTTGAGGAATTGTACAATTCTCTTTTTTAATCGATGAGTGAAGTTCTCTAATATGAAGTTGCGGACGTTTTGAAAAACCTGTGGAAATCCCTTCTCAATAACATCTGAAACCATAAATTCCTTTCTATAGTTCTCAAAATATGTTTCAAGAGTCACTATAATATAGTTATATAGTTTGTCTCTAAGGAGCATGTTCTTCCTAGTCTCCTTGAGATTGCTAAAGAAATTTTCAAATATATCTACTATGGTTTCATTCGCTCTAGGCGAGTCCACAGAAAAGGACAGAAGATTTCTAAAGAGTTTATCAGGATCCCTTACCTTTTTTATGTTATTCAATAACAGATCAAGTGTCATATCGATTTGCTCAACATCATTTGATGTAAGGCTCTTCATTACATAGATTAAAAATTCTCTGTGGTTACTCGAAATCATTGCATTGATAAATGCAATTTTTACTTTTGTTGAATAATTGTCAAAATAGGAGGTCATCTTGCCAAGCAATACCCTGATATCGAGTATAATTTTCTCTTCAAGCTCTGGATGATATGTAAAAAGCTCATCCTCCTTTAATTTATTCTTCTGTGCTTTTTCAATTAAGCTATCACATAACATGGATATTGATTTATATGCCGCATATATTATATCTTCATTCTCCTCCTTTAATAATTCTTCCCAGATAAATATATCTTTAAAGGATGAAAGAGCAATTATTGCCAGGCTTCTCAACTCATCCTTCGATCCCTTATCATTTACGATTGTTTGTAGATAGATGAGAATCTCTTTGGAATCCTCTCCGATTATTCTCAATACATTAAAAGCTCTTGTGATAAGATTGTATGCCTCAGGATCTTCCTTTTGGCATTCAATAAATTCGATAATTCTATTTATACATTTGGCCGAACTATGCTCCTCTAAATAATCAAAGATGTAAATCTTCTCAATATCTTCTATATCTTCATTTAAAAGACTTAAGAATAATTCTAAAACCTCATCATTGTTGAAATTCTTTAGCACTGATATCGCGCTTTCTCTTACAACACTCTCCTTGTAGATGTCTCGTAAAAGGATCTTCATTCCATTTTCAGACTTTAATATTCCCAATATCTTATGAAAGGCGATTCTTTCATAGGGCAATAGTTGAGTCTTTCTGCTTATTTCTAATTTTAATGATTGAAGTTGATCCTTCTCCATAAATTCCTCAAAATACTAATTTAAATGAGTAAGTGAAGGACTTATAATTTTTTTCCAAAAAGCACAATGGCACTGAGAGATGCAGATTCTCTTCTTAAAGTAATGATTATAATTGGGATGAAAGTTTTTTCATCCAGTTATGAAAGAATAAATCAAGCTGAGATTAAAGCATCCTCATAACTATCTCTTCACATCTTGGGCACAAATCTGGATGATCCTTATTCCTTCCGAGTTCTGTAGAATAATTCCAACACCTAACACACTTTTGCCCTTTCGTTTTATTTATTCCAATTAGAGAGTTATCAAACTCACCAAGCCCATCCCTCTCCTCTGTTAGGATATTCACCTTGGAGACCTGAAAGAATCTCTCAATATCACCACCCATCTCCCTAAGCCAATCTCTAATTATTTCATCTTTCACATAGATAGTAATCTCAGCCTCTAGGGATGTACCAAAGAGCTTCTCCTTTCTTTTTGTCTCTAGGGCCTTAAGTGCATCCCTTTTTATATCAACAATTGCATCCATCTTTTTCGCAATTTCAGGATTATTGTACTCTTCATTTAACCTATGGTATTCCTGATAGTGAATTGAATCAATGTTCTCATTAAATTTCCATATCTCCTCCGCTGTGAAGACAAGTATTGGAGCTATAAGCCTGATCAGGGTTTCAAATATCTCCTTCAATACTGTCTGTGTTGCCCTTCTCCTTGTGGAATCCCTCTGGTCAATATAGAGGATATCTTTGGATATATCGAAATAAATTGATGATAATTCCACTGCGCAGAAGTTCATTAATCCTCTATACACGAGGTGGAACTCGAATTTATCATAAGAAGTGATTATTTTATCTGATAAGTTATATAATTTGTGTAATATCCATTTATCAATATCCGATAGGTCATCATAGCCAATAGCTTTATCAGAAGAAAAATCGGAAAGGTTCCCGATTAGAAATTTAAAGGAGTTCCTGATCTTTCTGTATGAATCTGCAACCTGTTTCATCATATCGAATCCGATCTTAACATCATTTCTATAATCCTCTGACGAGACCCAGAGCCTGAGGATATCCGCTCCAAATTTATTGATCAGATCAATGGGATGGATTACATTGCCAGCAGATTTACTCATAGCAGCGTTATTTTCATCGAGTATAAAACCGTGGGTGATGACCGCATTGTAAGGCGCCCTCTGTCTAAGAGCAAGGGCCGGCCACAATGAGGATTGAAACCACCCCCTATGCTGATCGCTTCCCTCCAGATAAACATCAGAGGGCCATCTGTGATCCTCCCATTCATCAAGCACAGCAAAATGAGATATTCCGGAATCAAACCAGACATCTAAAATATCAAATTCCTTCTCAAATTCACTCCTCTTACACTCATGGCAGATTGTGCCCGGAGGCACAAGGTCTTTAATATCGTCAGTATACCATGCATCTATCCCCTTTTCAAGTGATATGTTAGCCAGGTATTGTATGCTCTCTGAGCTCATCAGATTAATTCGACATTTTTTGCATACAAATGAAGGGATAGGCACACCCCATGATCTCTGTCTGGACAGACACCAATCGGGACGCGTCTCTATCATCCCTCTAAATCTTATCTCTCCCCATGAAGGTATCCATGTAGTGTCATCGATGGCCTTTAAAGCCAATTCCCTTAATCCCTTATGGTCGATCTTGAAAAACCACTGCTCCGTGGCTCTGAAGATCAGAGGCTTTTTGCATCTCCAGCAGTGAGGATAGGAGTGCTCTATATCATCAGTAAAGAGGAGCGCGCCCTTTTCCTTTAACAGTTCCACAACAAGGGGATTTGCATCAAAGACATTAACTCCATTCATTTCCGAAAAGTCCTGGGTAAATCTCCCCCTGCAATCCACTGGAGAATACGTATCGAGTCCATATTCAAGCCCAATAATGTAGTCTTCATACCCATGCCCAGGCGCAGTATGTACAATCCCTGTTCCCTGTTCAAGCGTTACGTGAGTTCCAAAAATAACCCTTGATTCTCTATTGATAAAAGGGTGGGATACCTGTAGATTTTCTATCTGAGCCCTAGTTATTGGGACCCTCTCACCCTTTTGAATACCGATAATATCCTCCATTGCCCATACGAGACCATCAGCAACAATATAATAATCATCATTAAATTTATAAGCTGAATACGCAAAGTCAGGATGGAATGTCAAGGCAAGGTTAGCTGGCAGCGTCCATGGGGTTGTGGTCCATATGACGACATAGAGCCTTTCCTTATCTATACCCTCAAGATTAACAGATACCGGCTCAACCTTGAATTTCACATAAATTGACGGAGATGTATGATTGGCATATTCCACTTCAGCTTCAGCTAAAGCTGTTTCGCAGTTTGGGCACCAGTAGATGGGTTTTTGGCTCCTGTAAATAAATCCCTCCTTAAATATCCTCCCAAAGGTCTCAAGAATTTTTACCTCGTATTGTTTTGACATTGTGATATATGGATTATCAAAATTTCCAAATACGCCAAGCCTTTGGAACTCTCCCTTTTGTATTTTCATATATCTATCGGCATATTTTCTGCACTTTCTTCTAACGTTTATGACTGATTTGTCTAAATCGTCTTTTTCTAGCTCTTTTATCACATGAAGCTCAATTGGTAGTCCATGACAATCCCAGCCTGGCACATAGGGAACCTTATACCCCTTCATCGTCTTATGCTTTACAATGATATCCTTAAGTATCTTGTTCATGGCTGTGCCAACGTGTATGTTGCCATTTGCATAAGGTGGTCCGTCATGAAGAATAAATATCTCAGCATCCTTCCTTCGATTTAGTATCTCTTTATAGATATTGTCCTTATCCCAATTTGATAGCATCTCGGGTTCACGTTGGGAGAGATTGGCCTTCATTGGGAATTTGGTCGCAGGTAAATTGATTGTCTTTGAATAATCCATTATATCCTCGTCATTTTTCTATTCTTTCCGCTTATTTTGATACAGAAATGTTGCTGTTGAAAGTATAGAAAAAGCATTTATAAGCGTCTTTGTCAATTGAATTTCTCATATCCAGCATCAATTGGTCTTAATCGCTCATTATGTAGAGGTGAAAATGGACTTTTAGCTACCTTTGATAAATGCCATTTATATGTATGCATAGATGCAGGCTCTGCGAGTGCAGGATTATAATTGGAAAATCCTCTACATAATCTTTTTTTAATAGGATAGAAGGAAACATAAAGGTAGAAGATGCCCCAAGAGTATTGGGAAAATCACTCAGGAGGGAGAATTACGATAGGATAAGACACATTAATTTTATTCAAAAACTATTACTTTAATCCTACAAGTCCTACTGTTCGCCATCTTGATTTTATTCTTAATAAAGAATTTATGGTAGATTCTGGAAAATTAAGATAAACTTTTCCTCCAAATCCTAAGGCAGCTGCCATTAGGCTGATATGCGATAACGAGATCGGCAAATCAATCATCCAGAATGGTCGTTCAATCCCAACTTCTAACCAGGTGCCAGGGATGCCAAGGCCGGCAATAATACCCTTTAATTGCTCCTTTTCATCAATATGTTTACTAATAGCATCAATTAGTGATTTATCATCAATAAGTATAAATTTCCACCTCTGACTATTTCCTGAGGAAGGCGCAATTCGCGCTGCTTCAATTAAAAGCTCCCATTCTAATTGAGAAATAGTTGTTTTTGTATTAGTTTTTTTATCCTTCCATAAAGATAATGATTGTAGTGTATCTGAAATGTTTAAAAATTGATTGTTTTGTAAATTTGTAGGTATTTCCTCGTTTAAATCAAACACATTTCCATAAAAATTTGAATATACTAATTCATTTAATGGTTTACGCTTGCGTGATAGGGATTTATAAACAATATTATCAACATTAAATCCTCCTATCCTGTGATTTGTTTTTCCAAACAGAATACATGCTGGAACCCATTTGTTGGAAGGTAAGTTAAGTAATTTAGAAATTTCAGTGGCATTCACACCTGCCATCCATACAGATCCCAATCCCTTTTCAGTTATGTAAAGAACAGTATCTTCTGCTGCTAATGAAGCAAATGCATATGAAAGGGGTCTTTCTTCATCTCTGGCCCTTTTCTCTATTGAGAGGATAAGAACCCCACCATTTTTAACTTTTGACAACCAGGGATTAATTTTGCCTATAAATCCTTTATAAGCTGCTTTAAATAATTCTGGAAGACGATCTT
The Spirochaetota bacterium DNA segment above includes these coding regions:
- a CDS encoding DUF481 domain-containing protein, translating into MRSIIVVIYLLTIIIASATIAHSEENEEESFLGKCFSFVPKEKKGPDEKKWFYTLSGWYNKKEGNTNTLNTNFASSLEMNNNISSFIISYAAFYEEVDKERNENKGTGIIKFDHYITNRIELFIFSQSDFNKETLLDHRNNTGTGAKLDFIRNEILTLDISAAFLYQYENYKSESSTDDYRWSVRFRIKFSPIDIIKCGYTYFYIPKIDDRMSYRLDLDTFISIVVAKNLSFKIGYTNQYNKNAIEGTKKTDENLYSQISIHL
- the ileS gene encoding isoleucine--tRNA ligase; the protein is MDYSKTINLPATKFPMKANLSQREPEMLSNWDKDNIYKEILNRRKDAEIFILHDGPPYANGNIHVGTAMNKILKDIIVKHKTMKGYKVPYVPGWDCHGLPIELHVIKELEKDDLDKSVINVRRKCRKYADRYMKIQKGEFQRLGVFGNFDNPYITMSKQYEVKILETFGRIFKEGFIYRSQKPIYWCPNCETALAEAEVEYANHTSPSIYVKFKVEPVSVNLEGIDKERLYVVIWTTTPWTLPANLALTFHPDFAYSAYKFNDDYYIVADGLVWAMEDIIGIQKGERVPITRAQIENLQVSHPFINRESRVIFGTHVTLEQGTGIVHTAPGHGYEDYIIGLEYGLDTYSPVDCRGRFTQDFSEMNGVNVFDANPLVVELLKEKGALLFTDDIEHSYPHCWRCKKPLIFRATEQWFFKIDHKGLRELALKAIDDTTWIPSWGEIRFRGMIETRPDWCLSRQRSWGVPIPSFVCKKCRINLMSSESIQYLANISLEKGIDAWYTDDIKDLVPPGTICHECKRSEFEKEFDILDVWFDSGISHFAVLDEWEDHRWPSDVYLEGSDQHRGWFQSSLWPALALRQRAPYNAVITHGFILDENNAAMSKSAGNVIHPIDLINKFGADILRLWVSSEDYRNDVKIGFDMMKQVADSYRKIRNSFKFLIGNLSDFSSDKAIGYDDLSDIDKWILHKLYNLSDKIITSYDKFEFHLVYRGLMNFCAVELSSIYFDISKDILYIDQRDSTRRRATQTVLKEIFETLIRLIAPILVFTAEEIWKFNENIDSIHYQEYHRLNEEYNNPEIAKKMDAIVDIKRDALKALETKRKEKLFGTSLEAEITIYVKDEIIRDWLREMGGDIERFFQVSKVNILTEERDGLGEFDNSLIGINKTKGQKCVRCWNYSTELGRNKDHPDLCPRCEEIVMRML
- a CDS encoding nitroreductase family protein; this translates as MEKKLHHTKQLTRDYNSYFKNRIHILDVMLARRSWRKYRNETIEQNIFYDIEAFMKKSIALRNCPVDDIILFTNQDRLPELFKAAYKGFIGKINPWLSKVKNGGVLILSIEKRARDEERPLSYAFASLAAEDTVLYITEKGLGSVWMAGVNATEISKLLNLPSNKWVPACILFGKTNHRIGGFNVDNIVYKSLSRKRKPLNELVYSNFYGNVFDLNEEIPTNLQNNQFLNISDTLQSLSLWKDKKTNTKTTISQLEWELLIEAARIAPSSGNSQRWKFILIDDKSLIDAISKHIDEKEQLKGIIAGLGIPGTWLEVGIERPFWMIDLPISLSHISLMAAALGFGGKVYLNFPESTINSLLRIKSRWRTVGLVGLK